Part of the Streptomyces sp. NBC_01460 genome, GACCTCTGCCTCCCACTCGATGCGCTGCTCAGGGGGCATCTCGTAACTGCCGTTCATCTGGAGATATTCGTCCGGGATGCCGTCGACGACGTCCAGTTCGGCCCGTCCGCGGAGGAGCAGGATCCTCGGCGGGTGGACCTCGGTGTCGATGGTCAGGGCTACCACCGGGTTCTTGCGCAGGGCGGGTAGTTTCGGGGCGTTCTTCGTGGTGCACAGGACGATCTCCGAGCCGTTCCAGGTGAACGCGATCGGGATGCTGCGTGGAGTGTCGTCCTCGGCGACGTAGGCCAGACGGGTGATGTCGCGGCCCAGCAGCTCCTGGCTGACCGGTCGCTTCAGGATCTCCGTGATCTGGTCCGTGTGCATGGTGATCGCTCCTCCGTCGAGCCTTCGAGCGCCATGTCTGTGGCGCTCCTGCCCCGGGGACGTGGCCGGCGGGTCGTTCTCGACATCGGAGGCGCACGGCCGGATGACGGCCTTCACTCTGGTGCAGCAGCTGCGGACGCGAGCTGATCACGCACCGGCGGACGACCGTCCCACCGAACGCTGAGACTCCACGGCCGCGAGCACCGCGTCGGCCAATTCCGCGACGGGCCGACCGCCGCCCACGTCCACGCGATCCAGGCCCCGCTCGGCGAGGGCATCCAGCATCAACGCCTGGTAGCGCTCGGAACGGGCCAGGAACGTGTCCGTCAGGTGACGCTCATGGTCTGTCGCCTGTTCGTAGCGGGCGGCTGCGTACATCCGGGTCCGAAGGAGATCATCGTCCGCCACGAGCCAGACGGCCGCGGTGTGCGGGGCGGTCAGTTCCGCGACCCTGGCCGGCCAGAGCGCGGATCCCTCCAGGACGAGGCCAGGCCCCTCGACGTCCGCGCGCGCGGAAGAGGTGATCAGTTCCTCCACGCGCGGCCAGAGTCGCTCGTAGTGGCCGAGGACGGACGTGATCAGCTCGTCGACCGTGAGCGACCCGTAGTGCTCGGCGACATGCGCCGGTACCTCCCACTCGGGCGTTCGCCAGGGCCGTCCTGGATGACGGGCCAAGCCGTCCGTCGACAGGCAGGTGAATCCGAGCCTGTCCGCAACCGCTCGGGCCACCGTCGACTTGCCGACATTCGACGTTCCCCCGATCAGCACCACCCGCGCGCCATGCATGACGGTGACCTTACTGATCCTCGTGGTGCGGTGCGGCCGCACGTCACAGGCCGGATCTCGCCGCGCTGCTCACGGAGGCCGGAGACACACTCCCGCAGACGGATCCGGGGGAGACGGGTGATGTCCGGTGACGTCGTGGTCCGGGGCTCGTTGGCTTGTTGACCGGTGTCGGACTGCGAGTGACGTGGAGCCTGAGGTGTCGGATCGACAGGTGCGGCCTGGAGTGGGTGCGGTGGCGCTGTGCGGAGCGGTTCTTCTCTGTTGTGCCGTGACCGGCTGCGGCCGGGACACGGCGGACGGGAAGGCGCCGGCCGACGCGGCCGCGGTGGTGCCCTCCGCTCCACCGCCCGTGTCCGAGTCGCCGGAGGACCCGGCCGGGGCGGTGCGGGAGGTGTACGGGGCCATGTGGTCGGAGCGGATGAAGGCGTTGCAGATGGCGTCGGCGGAGGATACCGATCTGGAGCGGTACGTGGCGCCCGGCATCCTGAGGGTGTTCGAGGAAGAGCTGGCCCAGTTGAAGAAGGACGGCATGGTGATGCGCGGCGAGGTCGGCCACGAGCCAGAGGTGAGCGTGCTCGATGCCGGGGCGAAGCCCTCGCGCGCGACGGTGCAGGACTGCGTGGACCTGTCGAAGTGGCAGCCGCTGGACACCACCACGGGCTGGCCCCTTCCCCTCCCCGGAGACCAGCCGCCGCGCCACAGGGCCAC contains:
- a CDS encoding pyridoxamine 5'-phosphate oxidase family protein, coding for MHTDQITEILKRPVSQELLGRDITRLAYVAEDDTPRSIPIAFTWNGSEIVLCTTKNAPKLPALRKNPVVALTIDTEVHPPRILLLRGRAELDVVDGIPDEYLQMNGSYEMPPEQRIEWEAEVSSLYDGMVRIVITPIWAKLIDFETSLPTAIEELIRQRAERQNA